The following proteins come from a genomic window of Populus nigra chromosome 6, ddPopNigr1.1, whole genome shotgun sequence:
- the LOC133696253 gene encoding chlorophyllase-2, with the protein MKTLERRRKSLINTVTMSSSSAIATVTTTVFEAGKYTTVLQKVESRTTCCTAKTSPPLPVPPPKPLLISMPCEAGEFPLLVFLHGYLLYNSFYSQLLQHIASHGFIVIAPQLYLVAGQDSSDEIKSVAATTNWLSEGLHHLLPPHVKPNLSKLGLAGHSRGGKTAFALALEKAATTLKFSALIGVDPVDGMDKGKQTPPPVLTYVPHSFDIDMAIMVIGSGLGELKKNPLFPPCAPEGVNHKDFFKECKGPASYFVVKDYGHLDMLDDDTEGIRGKATYCLCKNGKSREPMRKFIGGVVVAFMKAYLGGDSSDLMAIKGGQTGPVELQTVEYIL; encoded by the exons ATGAAAACGttagaaagaagaaggaaaagccTAATTAATACAGTAACCATGTCCTCCTCTTCTGCTATAGCAACTGTTACTACTACTGTGTTTGAGGCTGGGAAGTATACAACAGTGCTTCAAAAAGTAGAATCAAGAACTACATGCTGTACCGCAAAAACATCACCTCCACTTCCTGTTCCACCTCCAAAACCACTCTTGATTTCTATGCCATGTGAAGCAGGGGAATTCCCACTTCTTGTTTTCCTCCATGGTTACCTTCTTTACAATTCTTTCTACTCCCAGCTCCTGCAACATATTGCTTCTCATGGGTTCATTGTCATTGCTCCTCAG TTATATCTTGTGGCTGGACAAGATTCTAGTGATGAAATTAAATCTGTGGCTGCAACCACAAATTGGCTATCCGAAGGACTGCATCACCTACTTCCACCCCATGTTAAACCAAATCTAAGCAAGCTAGGCCTTGCAGGCCATAGTCGAGGTGGCAAGACTGCTTTTGCATTAGCTCTTGAGAAAGCAGCAACCACATTAAAATTCTCAGCACTAATTGGTGTGGACCCAGTTGATGGAATGGACAAAGGGAAACAAACCCCTCCACCAGTACTCACATATGTTCCTCATTCGTTTGATATTGATATGGCAATCATGGTCATTGGTTCTGGCTTGGGTGAGCTGAAGAAGAACCCTCTTTTCCCTCCTTGTGCACCTGAGGGTGTTAATCATAAGGATTTTTTCAAAGAATGTAAAGGGCCGGCTAGTTATTTCGTTGTTAAGGATTATGGACATCTTGATATGCTAGATGATGATACTGAAGGGATTAGAGGAAAAGCTACATATTGTCTGTGCAAGAATGGGAAGTCCAGGGAGCCGATGAGGAAATTTATTGGAGGAGTTGTGGTCGCATTTATGAAAGCATACTTGGGAGGTGATAGCAGTGACTTGATGGCTATAAAGGGTGGGCAGACCGGACCGGTGGAACTTCAAACTGTTGAATATATTCTCTGA
- the LOC133695811 gene encoding acireductone dioxygenase 2-like isoform X1, which translates to MIATKTRLPHHREPNEFVFGPTFCWRLDADSYETDEELKKIREERGYSCVDFGEVFPAKLPNYEEKIKDFFEEHFHTDEEIRYCVAGSGYFDVRDHNDRWIRVWVKKGGMIVLPDGIHHLFTLPR; encoded by the exons ATGATAGCGACGAAGACGAGGCTGCCTCATCACAGGGAGCCCAATGAATTTGTCTTTGGACCAACTTTCTG TTGGCGGCTTGATGCTGACAGCTATGAAACAGATGAAGAGTTGAAGAAGATACGTGAAGAGCGTGGATATTCCTGCGTG GACTTCGGTGAAGTTTTCCCAGCGAAGCTGCCTAATTATGAAGAGAAGATCAAAGACTTTTTTGAAGAACATTTTCACACTGATGAGGAGATTCGCTACTGTGTGGCTGGAAGTG GTTATTTTGATGTTAGGGATCATAATGACCGCTGGATTCGTGTTTGGGTGAAGAAAGGTGGAATGATTGTCTTACCTGATGGAATTCATCACCTCTTCACATTACCAAGATGA
- the LOC133695811 gene encoding acireductone dioxygenase 2-like isoform X2 has translation MIATKTRLPHHREPNEFVFGPTFCYETDEELKKIREERGYSCVDFGEVFPAKLPNYEEKIKDFFEEHFHTDEEIRYCVAGSGYFDVRDHNDRWIRVWVKKGGMIVLPDGIHHLFTLPR, from the exons ATGATAGCGACGAAGACGAGGCTGCCTCATCACAGGGAGCCCAATGAATTTGTCTTTGGACCAACTTTCTG CTATGAAACAGATGAAGAGTTGAAGAAGATACGTGAAGAGCGTGGATATTCCTGCGTG GACTTCGGTGAAGTTTTCCCAGCGAAGCTGCCTAATTATGAAGAGAAGATCAAAGACTTTTTTGAAGAACATTTTCACACTGATGAGGAGATTCGCTACTGTGTGGCTGGAAGTG GTTATTTTGATGTTAGGGATCATAATGACCGCTGGATTCGTGTTTGGGTGAAGAAAGGTGGAATGATTGTCTTACCTGATGGAATTCATCACCTCTTCACATTACCAAGATGA
- the LOC133695811 gene encoding acireductone dioxygenase 2-like isoform X3 codes for MNLSLDQLSDEELKKIREERGYSCVDFGEVFPAKLPNYEEKIKDFFEEHFHTDEEIRYCVAGSGYFDVRDHNDRWIRVWVKKGGMIVLPDGIHHLFTLPR; via the exons ATGAATTTGTCTTTGGACCAACTTTCTG ATGAAGAGTTGAAGAAGATACGTGAAGAGCGTGGATATTCCTGCGTG GACTTCGGTGAAGTTTTCCCAGCGAAGCTGCCTAATTATGAAGAGAAGATCAAAGACTTTTTTGAAGAACATTTTCACACTGATGAGGAGATTCGCTACTGTGTGGCTGGAAGTG GTTATTTTGATGTTAGGGATCATAATGACCGCTGGATTCGTGTTTGGGTGAAGAAAGGTGGAATGATTGTCTTACCTGATGGAATTCATCACCTCTTCACATTACCAAGATGA
- the LOC133696775 gene encoding heat stress transcription factor A-6b-like: MNRRGRAIKEEYAGGSSSTYSSGMASTAIPQPMEGLHDPGPPPFLTKTYDIIEDSSTNHIISWSRGNNSFVVWDPQAFSISLLPRYFKHNNFSSFVRQLNTYGFRKVDPDRWEFANEGFLRGQKHLLKTVRRRKAPQTQTSQQALEACVEVGTFRLDGEVDRLSRDKQVLMVELVKLGQQQQTTRACLQLMEQRIKRNENKQQHMMSFLARAMQNPTFVQQLVQQKDMMKELEEEISKKKRRPIDQGRSNVEVGEFGHGEGVGTFVKIEPREFGGFSEFEVPEFVNLAMNMQELNENQLINLDEECIEKGEEYENKGKDFDEAFWEDLLNEDIGEQGEDEEHVNVLVEQLGYLGYSPK, translated from the exons ATGAATCGTCGGGGCCGAGCGATCAAGGAGGAGTATGCAGGTGGTAGTTCAAGCACATACTCATCAGGCATGGCATCTACAGCTATTCCACAACCAATGGAGGGACTCCATGACCCAGGTCCTCCTCCATTTCTCACTAAAACTTATGATATAATAGAAGATTCAAGCACAAACCATATTATTTCTTGGAGTAGAGGTAACAACAGCTTTGTTGTTTGGGATCCCCAAGCCTTTTCCATTAGTCTCCTCCCTAGATACTTCAAGCACAACAATTTCTCAAGCTTTGTTAGGCAGCTAAACACATAT GGGTTTAGAAAGGTTGATCCAGATAGATGGGAGTTTGCTAATGAAGGATTTCTCAGAGGGCAAAAACATCTTCTCAAGACTGTTAGGAGGAGAAAAGCTCCTCAAACTCAGACTTCTCAGCAAGCTCTAGAGGCTTGTGTTGAAGTTGGAACATTTAGACTGGATGGGGAAGTTGATCGATTAAGCCGAGACAAACAAGTATTAATGGTGGAACTAGTGAAGCTTGGACAGCAACAACAGACTACTAGAGCTTGCCTTCAACTTATGGAACAAAGAATTAAAAGGAATGAGAATAAACAGCAACATATGATGAGTTTCTTGGCTAGAGCAATGCAAAATCCCACCTTTGTGCAGCAACTAGTCCAACAAAAGGACATGATGAAAGAGCTTGAAGAGGAGAttagcaaaaagaaaaggcgaCCGATTGATCAAGGGCGTAGTAATGTTGAGGTTGGAGAATTTGGCCATGGTGAGGGAGTAGGAACATTTGTTAAAATTGAACCTCGGGAGTTTGGTGGTTTTTCTGAGTTTGAAGTTCCAGAATTTGTCAATCTGGCTATGAACATGCAAGAACTAAATGAAAACCAACTGATCAACTTGGATGAAGAATGTATTGAAAAAGGAgaagaatatgaaaataaaggTAAAGACTTTGATGAGGCTTTCTGGGAAGATTTATTGAATGAGGATATTGGCGAACAGGGTGAAGATGAGGAACATGTAAACGTGTTGGTTGAGCAGCTTGGTTACTTGGGTTATAGTCCAAAGTAG